Proteins encoded by one window of Synechococcus sp. MVIR-18-1:
- the ndhI gene encoding NAD(P)H-quinone oxidoreductase subunit I, translating into MFGFLKQVGDYTRDAVDAARNLTQGLSVTFDHMKRRPVTVQYPYEKLIPSERYRGRIHYEFDKCIACEVCVRVCPINLPVVDWVMNKETKKKELRNYSIDFGVCIFCGNCVEYCPTNCLSMTEEYELAAFDRHSLNYDNVALGRLPTSVTTDPSVQPLRELVYLPAGEVHPHGVSPDRPRAGKLPEQILEELKAAGSMKVAEDGRESSSSASNEEESAG; encoded by the coding sequence ATGTTCGGCTTCCTTAAACAGGTTGGTGATTACACCAGGGATGCAGTGGATGCGGCCCGTAATCTCACGCAAGGCCTGTCGGTCACCTTCGATCACATGAAGCGCCGTCCGGTCACGGTGCAGTACCCCTACGAAAAGCTGATTCCTTCGGAGCGGTATCGAGGACGTATTCATTACGAATTCGACAAGTGCATCGCCTGTGAGGTCTGTGTGCGTGTGTGTCCCATCAATCTCCCGGTGGTTGATTGGGTGATGAACAAGGAGACGAAGAAGAAAGAGCTACGCAACTATTCAATTGATTTCGGAGTTTGTATTTTCTGTGGCAATTGTGTGGAGTACTGCCCCACCAATTGCTTGTCGATGACTGAAGAATATGAATTGGCCGCCTTCGATCGCCACAGCCTGAATTACGACAATGTTGCTTTAGGTCGCCTGCCTACCAGTGTGACGACAGATCCATCGGTCCAGCCGTTGCGGGAACTGGTGTATTTGCCTGCTGGAGAAGTTCATCCCCATGGCGTTTCTCCTGATCGTCCAAGAGCGGGCAAGCTCCCTGAGCAAATTCTTGAGGAACTCAAGGCAGCTGGATCCATGAAGGTTGCCGAGGATGGGAGAGAATCATCTTCATCAGCTTCCAATGAGGAGGAGAGCGCAGGATGA
- a CDS encoding histidine phosphatase family protein — protein sequence MVDLLLLRHGIAVERHQGVDHPDRCLTPLGVDRTFKVCCRLRDLGLIADRLYSSSYRRARETAELAVKSGLAPELELVRCLEPGGDPWPLVQSLQGSCLLVGHEPDLSQLAAELIGARSDALRLRKAGLCHLRWDPSHQDPRGIAQLQGLLRPRLLLPGCV from the coding sequence TTGGTTGACCTGCTGCTGTTGCGTCACGGCATCGCGGTTGAGCGCCACCAAGGCGTGGATCATCCAGATCGTTGTCTGACGCCTTTGGGAGTCGATCGCACATTCAAGGTGTGCTGCCGTCTGCGCGATCTCGGATTGATCGCTGACCGCTTGTACAGCAGTTCTTATCGCCGAGCACGTGAAACAGCTGAGCTGGCGGTGAAAAGTGGTTTGGCTCCTGAGCTTGAGCTCGTCCGTTGTCTTGAGCCTGGAGGGGATCCATGGCCCTTGGTTCAGAGCTTGCAAGGCTCGTGTTTGCTTGTGGGTCACGAACCTGATTTGAGCCAGCTGGCTGCGGAGCTGATAGGTGCGCGATCGGATGCCCTGCGCCTGCGCAAGGCAGGGCTCTGCCATCTCCGTTGGGACCCATCCCATCAAGATCCCCGTGGAATAGCGCAGCTGCAGGGGTTACTCAGGCCACGTCTGTTGTTGCCGGGCTGCGTTTAA
- a CDS encoding NAD(+) kinase: protein MRLQRVWLIYRADSPLALKEARRCADELETIGVTCVLAMSGLTADPFPGLLASEPRLPDLAVVLGGDGTVLGAARHLAVLDVPILSFNVGGHLGFLTHDPGLLRSEGLWQRVLEDRFALERRMMLQAVIQRMGDLHGSEGASDIEVGPSDHQEIHWALNDLYLKPYHEDLSPTCILEMEIDGEVVDQVRGDGLILASPTGSTGYAMAAGGPILHPGIDAIVVSPICPMSLSSRAVVLPPRSRVVIWPLGDASRQVKLWKDGSAGEVFGPGECCVIQQAAHHALMVQLEQSPSYYRTLSRKLHWAGSLLDSAPSAN, encoded by the coding sequence ATGCGTCTTCAACGGGTCTGGCTGATATATCGCGCAGATAGCCCACTGGCGTTGAAAGAAGCGCGTCGATGCGCCGATGAACTCGAGACGATCGGTGTGACCTGCGTCTTGGCGATGAGTGGCCTAACGGCAGACCCTTTCCCAGGGCTGCTGGCCTCTGAGCCTCGGCTACCGGATCTGGCGGTGGTGCTCGGTGGTGATGGAACCGTGCTGGGTGCTGCCCGACACCTCGCTGTTCTTGATGTCCCGATTCTGAGTTTCAACGTGGGAGGCCATCTTGGCTTTCTGACGCATGATCCCGGCTTGCTCAGGAGTGAAGGGCTCTGGCAGCGCGTGCTGGAAGATCGCTTCGCCTTGGAACGCCGCATGATGTTGCAGGCGGTGATCCAGCGCATGGGTGATCTGCATGGTTCGGAGGGGGCCTCTGACATAGAAGTTGGTCCTTCTGACCATCAAGAGATTCACTGGGCCCTGAATGACCTTTACCTCAAGCCTTATCACGAGGATTTGTCTCCAACCTGCATTCTGGAAATGGAGATTGATGGAGAGGTTGTTGACCAAGTCCGCGGAGATGGTTTGATTTTGGCCTCGCCTACGGGCTCGACGGGTTATGCGATGGCGGCGGGCGGCCCGATCTTGCATCCAGGCATCGATGCAATTGTCGTCAGTCCGATTTGTCCGATGAGTCTGTCGAGTCGTGCTGTTGTATTGCCTCCCCGATCCAGGGTTGTGATCTGGCCTCTTGGTGATGCCAGCCGGCAGGTGAAACTTTGGAAAGATGGGTCTGCTGGAGAGGTTTTTGGTCCAGGTGAATGCTGCGTGATTCAGCAGGCCGCTCATCACGCGCTGATGGTGCAGTTGGAGCAAAGTCCCTCCTATTACCGAACGCTGTCACGCAAACTTCACTGGGCGGGGAGTTTGCTGGATAGTGCTCCCTCCGCAAACTGA
- the hrcA gene encoding heat-inducible transcriptional repressor HrcA → MQPLPRRQQEVLKATVHHYVDTIEPVGSRTLVQRFDLQASAATVRSAMGALEQRGLLTQPHTSAGRVPSPSGYRHYVDCLLPRPGTIAQHLDQELTQLSLRWAALDDLLQNMARRLTDFTGLMSLITHPTQRQPALEAIRLVRSEERLLVMLVENSSQASHLNLRLPHGSEHQIEAMDQWARRQLDSNGSLNWNSLPRELQACGRALRDAIHSHQTLQTSQETKALFHGVSRLVAEPEFSQSAKVRPLLELMDQSPASLTLSAPGPGYGVWIGQEHPEQALHHCSVVQATYTSATDGVGYVALVGPMRMAYATALAAVKSAAHHLDHLLN, encoded by the coding sequence GTGCAGCCGCTGCCCCGCCGACAACAGGAGGTGCTCAAGGCCACGGTGCATCACTACGTTGACACGATTGAGCCAGTAGGGAGCAGAACCCTCGTTCAGAGGTTTGATCTACAAGCCAGTGCTGCCACGGTGCGTTCAGCCATGGGGGCTCTAGAGCAGCGAGGTCTACTGACCCAACCACATACGTCTGCAGGACGGGTACCAAGCCCCAGTGGATACCGGCATTACGTGGATTGCCTTCTCCCCAGACCTGGAACGATCGCCCAGCATCTCGATCAGGAATTAACCCAGCTCAGCCTTCGCTGGGCGGCTCTTGATGATTTGCTCCAAAACATGGCAAGACGGCTCACCGATTTCACGGGACTGATGAGCCTGATCACGCACCCCACCCAGAGGCAACCCGCGCTGGAAGCCATCCGACTGGTTCGCAGCGAAGAGCGCTTGCTGGTGATGTTGGTGGAGAATTCCAGCCAAGCCAGTCACCTCAACCTGCGGCTGCCCCACGGCAGTGAACATCAAATTGAAGCGATGGATCAGTGGGCGCGCCGGCAGCTCGATAGCAATGGCAGTTTGAATTGGAATTCACTCCCAAGGGAACTGCAGGCCTGCGGCAGGGCTCTCCGCGATGCCATTCACAGTCATCAGACCTTGCAGACCTCTCAAGAGACCAAGGCCTTGTTTCATGGAGTGTCTCGGCTCGTTGCCGAGCCTGAATTCAGCCAAAGCGCCAAAGTCAGACCACTCCTGGAACTGATGGATCAAAGCCCCGCATCCCTGACCCTCTCCGCTCCCGGTCCTGGATATGGCGTGTGGATTGGCCAAGAACATCCCGAGCAAGCCCTTCACCACTGCTCAGTGGTCCAAGCCACCTACACAAGCGCCACTGACGGAGTGGGATACGTGGCGCTTGTGGGTCCAATGCGCATGGCCTACGCCACAGCCCTTGCTGCTGTGAAGAGTGCTGCTCATCATCTCGACCATCTCCTGAACTGA
- a CDS encoding citrate synthase: MSQTGGSEIRHERTGLVFRPGLEGVPATQSSICDIDGLQGRLSYRGYSLDDLAVHSSFLETTYLLIWGELPTPQQFRDFEHEVQMHRRVSFRVRDMMKCFPANGHPMDALQSSAASLGLFYSRRAIDDPQYIYDAVVRLIAKIPTMVAAFQLIRKGQDPIQPRDDLAYSANFLYMLTEQEPDPLASRIFDRCLILHAEHSLNASTFSARVTASTLTDPYAVVASAVGTLAGPLHGGANEDVLAMLEEIGTPEQADSYLESAVANKRKVMGFGHREYKVKDPRAVILQSLAEELFARFGHDDLYDVAHALETAAAIRLGPKGIYPNVDFYSGLVYRKLGIPRDLFTPVFAISRVAGWLAHWREQLGANRIFRPSQIYTGSSARHWVPADERVNAAGA; the protein is encoded by the coding sequence GTGAGTCAGACCGGCGGGAGCGAAATCAGGCATGAACGCACGGGGTTGGTGTTTAGACCCGGCCTGGAGGGTGTCCCGGCCACCCAATCTTCGATTTGCGACATTGACGGCCTGCAGGGGCGCCTCTCCTATCGGGGCTACTCCCTTGATGACCTCGCGGTCCACAGCAGTTTCCTGGAGACCACGTATCTGTTGATCTGGGGGGAACTGCCAACACCTCAGCAATTTCGTGATTTCGAGCACGAAGTGCAGATGCATCGTCGCGTCAGCTTTCGAGTGCGCGACATGATGAAGTGCTTCCCTGCCAACGGGCATCCGATGGATGCTCTTCAGTCGAGCGCGGCGTCATTAGGGCTTTTTTATTCCCGTCGGGCCATTGATGATCCTCAATACATCTATGACGCTGTTGTCAGGCTGATTGCCAAGATTCCAACGATGGTGGCGGCCTTCCAGTTGATCCGTAAGGGCCAGGATCCAATCCAGCCGCGTGACGACTTGGCGTACTCCGCCAATTTCTTGTACATGCTTACGGAACAAGAGCCCGACCCTCTTGCCTCTCGAATCTTTGATCGCTGTTTGATCCTTCACGCTGAGCACAGCCTTAATGCCAGCACCTTCAGCGCCAGAGTGACGGCAAGCACGCTGACGGACCCGTATGCCGTCGTGGCATCGGCCGTAGGAACGTTGGCGGGTCCTCTTCATGGAGGTGCCAACGAAGATGTGCTCGCGATGTTGGAGGAGATCGGGACTCCGGAACAGGCCGACTCCTACCTCGAGTCAGCCGTGGCAAATAAGCGCAAAGTGATGGGTTTTGGACACCGGGAGTACAAAGTCAAAGACCCTCGGGCGGTGATCCTTCAGTCCTTGGCTGAGGAGTTGTTTGCTCGGTTTGGTCACGACGATCTCTACGACGTAGCCCATGCCCTTGAGACGGCTGCCGCCATTCGCCTAGGGCCTAAAGGGATTTATCCCAACGTTGATTTTTATTCAGGCCTTGTTTACCGGAAACTTGGGATTCCAAGAGATCTGTTCACCCCTGTGTTTGCGATTTCCCGTGTGGCTGGTTGGCTGGCCCACTGGAGGGAACAGCTCGGTGCCAATCGAATTTTCCGCCCATCTCAGATTTACACCGGCTCGTCTGCACGTCATTGGGTCCCTGCAGACGAGCGGGTGAATGCCGCGGGCGCTTAA
- the trpB gene encoding tryptophan synthase subunit beta: protein MTSTLPTANTPDPASLTPSVRPEAHGRFGRYGGQYVPETLMPALAELEKAAAEAWKDPAFTTELNRLLKSYVGRATPLYEAERLTAHYRRSDGGPRIWLKREDLNHTGAHKINNALGQALLALRMGKKRIIAETGAGQHGVATATVCARFGLECVVYMGAEDMRRQALNVFRMRLLGATVQPVTAGTATLKDATSEAIRDWVTNVESTHYILGSVAGPHPYPMLVRDFHAVIGNEAREQCMESFGRLPDVLLACVGGGSNAMGLFHPFVQDTSVRLIGVEAAGDGVATGRHAATITEGRVGVLHGAMSLLLQDQDGQVQEAHSISAGLDYPGVGPEHSYLREIGRAEYGAVTDDEAISALRLVSELEGIIPALETAHAFAWLDTLCPTLADGSEIVINCSGRGDKDVNTVAEKLGNKL, encoded by the coding sequence GTGACAAGCACTCTGCCGACTGCCAACACACCCGACCCCGCCAGCCTGACGCCTTCGGTTCGTCCTGAAGCGCATGGCCGGTTTGGACGTTATGGGGGGCAGTACGTCCCTGAAACGCTGATGCCGGCACTGGCGGAGCTTGAGAAGGCGGCGGCTGAAGCGTGGAAGGACCCAGCCTTCACGACTGAGCTAAATCGGCTGTTGAAATCGTATGTAGGGCGAGCCACTCCGCTCTACGAAGCTGAGCGTCTAACCGCTCACTACCGCCGTTCCGATGGTGGTCCACGCATCTGGTTGAAGCGAGAAGATCTAAACCACACGGGTGCGCACAAAATCAACAATGCCCTCGGTCAGGCTTTGTTGGCCTTGCGTATGGGCAAGAAGCGGATCATTGCTGAAACCGGTGCCGGTCAGCATGGCGTGGCCACGGCAACGGTTTGTGCTCGTTTTGGCCTGGAGTGCGTGGTTTATATGGGTGCAGAAGACATGCGTCGTCAGGCGCTAAACGTTTTCCGCATGCGCTTATTGGGAGCCACCGTTCAGCCCGTCACGGCAGGGACCGCAACTTTGAAGGATGCCACGAGCGAAGCCATCCGCGATTGGGTGACCAATGTGGAAAGCACCCACTACATCCTTGGATCTGTGGCTGGTCCCCATCCCTATCCGATGTTGGTGCGTGACTTCCATGCGGTCATCGGCAATGAAGCGCGTGAGCAATGCATGGAGTCCTTTGGGCGGCTCCCTGATGTGTTGTTGGCGTGTGTGGGTGGAGGTTCCAATGCGATGGGTCTATTTCATCCGTTCGTGCAAGACACCTCTGTGCGCCTGATTGGGGTTGAGGCTGCTGGTGACGGAGTCGCAACCGGGCGTCATGCCGCCACGATTACTGAGGGTCGCGTGGGTGTGTTGCATGGGGCGATGAGCCTTTTGCTTCAAGATCAGGACGGCCAGGTGCAGGAAGCGCATTCCATCAGCGCCGGCCTTGACTACCCCGGTGTGGGGCCAGAGCACAGCTATCTGCGGGAAATTGGTCGTGCTGAATATGGTGCCGTGACGGACGATGAGGCGATCTCAGCGTTACGGCTCGTAAGTGAGTTGGAGGGAATCATCCCAGCGTTAGAAACGGCCCATGCGTTTGCTTGGCTCGACACGTTGTGCCCAACGCTTGCCGATGGCAGCGAAATCGTGATTAATTGCTCAGGTCGTGGTGACAAAGATGTGAACACTGTGGCAGAAAAACTCGGAAATAAGCTTTGA
- a CDS encoding NADH-quinone oxidoreductase subunit J, with product MTIAASTQLISFLALSAVIVLGALGVVLLSNIVYSAFLLGGVFLAVAGLYLLLNASFVAAAQVLVYVGAVNVLILFAIMLVNKKEDLAPIPGLLIRRLLSGGVCLGLFALLTRVVVTTPWAKGPTPIGEEATVRIGEHLFTDYLLPFELASVLLLMAMIGAIVLARRDVQSEDPVTGEEVDQGLIEKARTPLLVDQPRA from the coding sequence ATGACGATCGCCGCGTCAACGCAGCTCATTAGTTTTTTGGCACTGAGTGCCGTCATCGTGCTCGGAGCTCTCGGTGTTGTGCTCCTAAGCAACATCGTGTATTCAGCCTTCCTTCTTGGTGGTGTGTTTTTGGCTGTGGCAGGTCTCTACCTGCTGTTGAACGCCAGTTTTGTGGCAGCGGCCCAAGTGCTGGTGTACGTGGGTGCCGTCAACGTCTTGATCCTGTTTGCGATCATGCTGGTCAACAAGAAGGAGGATCTAGCTCCGATCCCTGGACTCCTCATACGCCGTCTTCTGTCTGGAGGTGTATGCCTGGGCCTCTTTGCTCTTTTGACCCGTGTGGTTGTCACCACTCCCTGGGCCAAGGGTCCAACGCCGATCGGGGAGGAAGCAACTGTGCGCATTGGTGAGCACTTGTTCACCGATTATTTGCTGCCTTTTGAGTTGGCATCTGTTTTATTGTTGATGGCCATGATTGGAGCGATTGTTCTGGCCCGTCGTGACGTTCAATCGGAGGATCCAGTGACTGGTGAAGAGGTTGATCAGGGCCTGATTGAGAAGGCACGTACCCCTTTGCTTGTCGACCAGCCTCGCGCCTGA
- a CDS encoding class I SAM-dependent methyltransferase produces the protein MSESAPAPQWADSSRGLGRWIERLIGIRLLRRPLFFQARQLIIRTAERNGIPWRKRRSELREAAAPLLAQSRSEGVILPAYYQARFHAYEQGNLCWQAAAEAEQATDAMALRIWPEEKLEPLQAQTRLRDAIHAVVEPLLSDSIHEVLDLGCSVGVSTQALARWLNHRADQRGLERPRLTGLDLSPEMLAVARVRDRDNLISEWRHAAAEHTALANETVDFISLQFVCHELPQNATREVLEEAARLLKPGGVLLMVDQDPASSVLQRLPAAVATLLKSTEPYIEDYFGLNMNATLLQAGFRDLRIEACDPRHRVIACLR, from the coding sequence ATGAGTGAGTCTGCTCCTGCTCCTCAATGGGCCGATTCCAGTCGGGGGCTCGGCCGTTGGATTGAACGGTTGATCGGCATACGTCTGTTGCGTCGACCGCTGTTTTTTCAAGCACGACAGCTGATCATCCGAACGGCTGAGCGCAACGGGATTCCATGGCGAAAGCGACGGTCTGAATTACGGGAGGCGGCTGCTCCTCTTCTGGCGCAGAGCCGCAGCGAGGGTGTGATTCTTCCCGCCTATTACCAAGCGCGCTTCCATGCTTATGAGCAGGGCAACCTCTGTTGGCAGGCCGCAGCGGAGGCGGAGCAAGCCACCGATGCGATGGCCTTGCGCATTTGGCCAGAGGAAAAGCTTGAACCGCTGCAGGCTCAAACACGACTCCGCGATGCAATCCATGCAGTGGTGGAACCGCTCCTCAGCGATTCCATCCATGAGGTTTTGGATTTGGGTTGTTCCGTTGGAGTCAGCACCCAGGCGCTTGCTCGCTGGTTGAACCACCGGGCAGATCAACGGGGCCTGGAGAGGCCACGGCTGACCGGTTTAGATCTCTCCCCCGAGATGCTGGCTGTGGCACGGGTCAGAGATCGCGACAATTTGATCAGTGAGTGGCGCCATGCCGCTGCCGAACACACCGCTTTGGCGAACGAGACGGTCGATTTCATCAGTCTTCAGTTCGTCTGTCATGAGCTGCCTCAAAACGCCACCCGTGAGGTCCTGGAGGAAGCAGCGCGTCTTCTCAAGCCTGGGGGGGTGCTGCTGATGGTGGATCAGGATCCAGCGTCATCGGTGTTGCAACGTCTGCCAGCCGCCGTTGCAACCCTCCTGAAGAGTACGGAGCCTTACATCGAGGACTATTTCGGTCTGAATATGAACGCCACCCTCCTCCAGGCTGGGTTTCGAGATCTACGCATTGAGGCCTGTGATCCACGACATCGTGTGATCGCCTGTTTACGCTGA
- a CDS encoding rhodanese-like domain-containing protein: MTSSSPQSISARDLHEWLSSGSALQLVDVREHSELEIASFPGEVEHLPLSESNLWLSDLPARLTTNKPIVVICHAGIRSRNFGCWLLEQGPDYDVWNLEGGIHAWSVEVDPSVPRY, translated from the coding sequence ATGACATCCTCTTCGCCCCAATCCATAAGCGCCAGAGACCTTCACGAGTGGCTGTCGAGCGGCAGCGCCCTTCAGCTCGTTGATGTTCGCGAGCACTCCGAACTGGAGATCGCGTCCTTCCCCGGAGAGGTGGAACATCTACCGCTGAGTGAATCCAATCTCTGGCTTTCCGATCTACCCGCAAGGCTGACAACCAACAAACCCATCGTGGTGATTTGTCATGCCGGGATCCGCAGCAGAAACTTTGGCTGCTGGCTCTTAGAGCAAGGGCCGGATTACGACGTCTGGAACTTAGAAGGTGGCATTCATGCCTGGAGTGTGGAAGTCGATCCGAGCGTTCCTCGTTACTGA
- the nuoH gene encoding NADH-quinone oxidoreductase subunit NuoH, with protein sequence MSPGLDLEQSFSQALEGLGLSAQAARMLWLPFPMLLVLVAAVVGVLVTVWLERKISAAVQQRVGPEYAGALGVLQPLADGLKLLVKEDIIPDRADSILFTLGPVLVVVPVILSWLIVPFGQNLLISDVGVGIFLWISLSSVQPIGLLMSGYASNNKYSLLGGLRAAAQSISYEIPLALAVLAVVMMSNSLSTVDIVNQQTGAGVLSWNIWRQPVGFLIFWICALAECERLPFDLPEAEEELVAGYQTEYSGMKFALFYLGSYINLVLSALLVSILYLGGWGFPIPVEWLASWLGQPIDAPLVQLITGTVGIVMTVLKAYLLVFIAILLRWTTPRVRIDQLLDLGWKFLLPLALVNLLVTAALKLAFPVAFGG encoded by the coding sequence GTGAGCCCGGGTCTTGATCTTGAGCAGAGCTTCAGTCAGGCACTGGAGGGTCTTGGGCTCTCGGCCCAGGCTGCACGCATGCTCTGGCTTCCCTTCCCGATGTTGCTGGTCCTTGTGGCCGCCGTTGTTGGGGTTCTGGTCACGGTGTGGCTGGAACGAAAAATTTCTGCGGCCGTGCAACAAAGGGTTGGGCCTGAGTACGCCGGAGCCCTCGGCGTTCTTCAGCCTCTTGCCGATGGCCTCAAATTGCTCGTTAAGGAAGACATCATTCCGGATCGCGCAGACAGCATTCTCTTCACCCTTGGCCCTGTGCTGGTGGTGGTGCCAGTCATTTTGTCCTGGTTGATCGTGCCCTTCGGCCAGAACCTGTTGATCAGTGATGTGGGCGTTGGCATTTTTCTTTGGATCTCGCTCAGCAGCGTTCAGCCCATTGGCCTTTTGATGAGTGGCTACGCCTCAAACAACAAATATTCGTTGTTGGGCGGCCTCCGTGCAGCAGCCCAGTCGATCAGTTACGAGATCCCCCTCGCGTTGGCCGTACTGGCCGTCGTGATGATGAGTAACTCCCTAAGCACCGTCGATATTGTCAATCAACAAACTGGAGCTGGTGTTCTGAGTTGGAACATCTGGCGCCAGCCCGTGGGCTTCTTGATTTTCTGGATCTGTGCGCTCGCTGAATGTGAGCGTTTGCCTTTTGACCTCCCAGAAGCGGAAGAAGAACTCGTCGCTGGCTATCAGACCGAATACTCGGGAATGAAATTTGCCCTCTTCTATCTGGGCAGTTACATCAATCTCGTTCTATCGGCTCTCCTCGTTTCCATCCTTTATCTGGGTGGTTGGGGCTTCCCGATCCCGGTTGAATGGCTTGCTTCGTGGTTAGGTCAGCCTATTGACGCTCCTCTCGTGCAACTGATCACAGGCACTGTGGGCATTGTGATGACTGTCTTGAAGGCCTACCTGCTGGTCTTCATCGCAATCCTTTTGCGATGGACCACCCCACGGGTCAGGATCGATCAGTTATTGGACCTTGGCTGGAAATTTCTGTTGCCTCTGGCCTTGGTCAACCTCCTGGTCACAGCCGCTCTCAAGCTGGCCTTCCCGGTCGCTTTTGGCGGCTGA
- the nuoK gene encoding NADH-quinone oxidoreductase subunit NuoK codes for MLSELLAGSVPLQAYLLLAAVLFCTGVWGLINSRNAVRVLMSIELMLNAVNINLMAFSSYVDGQLIRGQVFSVFVITVAAAEAAVGLAILLSLYRNRVTVDMERFNLLRW; via the coding sequence ATGCTCTCTGAGCTTCTTGCCGGTTCCGTTCCTCTCCAGGCCTACCTGCTGTTGGCGGCAGTCCTGTTTTGTACAGGGGTCTGGGGTCTGATCAACAGCCGTAATGCTGTCCGCGTGTTGATGAGCATTGAGTTGATGCTCAATGCAGTGAACATCAACCTGATGGCGTTTTCGTCCTATGTGGATGGCCAACTCATTCGTGGCCAAGTTTTCTCGGTGTTTGTGATCACAGTTGCAGCAGCTGAGGCTGCGGTCGGTCTGGCGATCTTGTTATCGCTGTACCGGAACAGAGTCACTGTGGACATGGAGCGCTTCAACCTTTTGCGCTGGTAA
- a CDS encoding DUF3352 domain-containing protein, which produces MKARSFLLAVAAAVLVLLTTALGLWWAMAQQSPLKIVGQALVLPRAARFVPKDASLSLHWLSDPVRMPAYAQAVAPVSRRRQARDSTQQLRDGAFALAGLDFVGELADWIGPQVSLSLLAPVADAPAGWVLALTSLDQDGAKRFLQRFWQTRSLAGTDLQISRYRGMGVISGRGALLGRDPQPIATALIDDDLLLIASSRGVLEQSLDVSQLDALHQLGDLALEADLKQLGRGAALLTADPAAMATWLGMPSSISDRDDLVGLVAALDPKGTALNLDAVLRFRQPLGSAGNGITLSHSLMRSAGGSASALAVLSDPAALLSPQSDAPVAQWLAPVLKETLQTLGAEGASAVVGLDAGPLLWEQGEEGWLLGTSSDQPGLEAVDADLQAKGLVRSALPSEGSALEVWTRLARQRQRGEASLQAQLAVALERESGQDWWGQTLDALTTRQDHAALEPRLDQLRALQDEGAAPLAQQLALATEPSRAQLQKWRPWSLIQSVAGQPLLPAVQELALAAGPDQEEGAGQAGSNRLRLRAQLRFG; this is translated from the coding sequence ATGAAGGCGCGTTCCTTCCTTTTAGCTGTCGCTGCAGCGGTGCTAGTGCTGCTCACCACCGCATTGGGCTTGTGGTGGGCGATGGCACAGCAGAGCCCTCTGAAAATTGTTGGCCAAGCGCTGGTGTTGCCACGAGCCGCTCGGTTCGTCCCGAAAGATGCATCGCTCAGTTTGCATTGGCTCTCTGATCCTGTGCGCATGCCTGCCTATGCCCAAGCGGTGGCACCGGTGTCACGCCGTCGCCAAGCACGGGACAGCACGCAGCAATTGCGGGATGGCGCCTTTGCGTTGGCGGGCTTGGATTTTGTGGGAGAACTCGCGGATTGGATCGGTCCTCAGGTCAGTCTCTCTTTGCTTGCTCCCGTCGCCGATGCGCCGGCGGGCTGGGTGCTTGCGCTCACCAGCCTCGATCAAGACGGTGCCAAGCGCTTTCTCCAACGCTTTTGGCAAACGCGGAGTTTGGCTGGAACCGATCTGCAAATCAGTCGTTATCGGGGAATGGGCGTGATCAGCGGCCGCGGAGCGCTGCTCGGACGAGACCCACAACCCATCGCTACAGCCTTAATCGATGATGACCTGCTTTTGATTGCGTCCAGTCGTGGTGTGTTGGAACAGTCCCTGGATGTGTCCCAGCTGGATGCTCTGCACCAGCTGGGCGACTTAGCTCTGGAAGCTGATTTGAAGCAGCTCGGTCGGGGTGCGGCTCTGCTGACTGCCGATCCCGCTGCGATGGCGACCTGGCTTGGAATGCCGAGCTCCATCTCTGATCGCGATGACCTTGTCGGTCTAGTGGCAGCACTGGACCCCAAAGGGACTGCGCTCAATCTGGACGCAGTCTTGCGTTTCCGTCAGCCACTTGGAAGTGCCGGGAATGGGATAACCCTGTCGCATTCCTTGATGCGTTCAGCTGGTGGGTCGGCATCGGCCCTGGCTGTGCTCTCGGATCCTGCCGCTCTCCTAAGCCCTCAAAGTGACGCCCCCGTTGCTCAATGGTTAGCGCCTGTTCTTAAGGAGACTCTCCAAACCCTTGGAGCCGAGGGGGCTTCAGCTGTGGTGGGGTTGGATGCGGGCCCACTGCTCTGGGAGCAGGGAGAAGAGGGTTGGCTGTTGGGAACATCCTCTGATCAGCCCGGTTTGGAGGCGGTGGATGCGGACCTCCAGGCCAAGGGTCTCGTGCGCTCGGCCCTGCCCTCTGAGGGCTCCGCCCTTGAGGTGTGGACCCGACTAGCTCGGCAGAGGCAGCGGGGTGAAGCTTCTCTACAGGCCCAACTTGCGGTGGCTTTAGAACGTGAATCCGGCCAAGACTGGTGGGGGCAGACGTTAGATGCTTTAACAACGCGTCAAGATCACGCAGCCCTCGAGCCTCGTTTGGATCAACTACGGGCCTTGCAGGACGAAGGGGCGGCGCCTCTGGCACAGCAGTTGGCATTGGCGACAGAGCCCAGCCGCGCTCAGCTCCAAAAGTGGCGGCCCTGGAGTTTGATTCAGTCGGTGGCTGGCCAGCCCCTGCTCCCGGCGGTGCAGGAACTTGCTTTGGCTGCTGGTCCGGACCAAGAGGAAGGCGCTGGTCAAGCAGGCTCTAACCGCTTACGACTCCGCGCTCAGCTGCGATTTGGTTGA